One genomic region from Pyrobaculum islandicum DSM 4184 encodes:
- a CDS encoding HEPN domain-containing protein, translating to MVSRARDWFRQALRDLKHARRSLEFGDYE from the coding sequence GTGGTCTCTAGGGCGCGTGACTGGTTTAGGCAAGCCCTCCGCGACCTGAAGCACGCGAGGAGGTCTCTAGAGTTTGGAGACTACGAGTAG